A DNA window from Micromonospora sp. NBC_01739 contains the following coding sequences:
- a CDS encoding TIGR01777 family oxidoreductase, giving the protein MRILMAGASGFLGTRLVDLLVADGHQVTRLVRRPPRTPDERQWSPSAGQLDPALVAEADAVVNLAGAGVGDRRWNDRYKQLIRTSRVDTTSTLAITIAGLPAADRPEVLLNASAIGWYGNTGDRVVEEDAPAGEGFLADVARVWEAATRPAEDAGVRVVRLRTGLPLHREGGLLKPMLLPFKLGIAGRLGSGRQWIPWISMVDWLNATTYLLARADLAGPVNVVGPAPVTNAEFTRELARQVHRPAVIPIPALALKVALGGFAQEALTSTRVLPGVLTRADFRFRHPDLPSALRAGLQD; this is encoded by the coding sequence ATGCGGATCCTCATGGCCGGCGCGTCCGGCTTCCTCGGCACCCGGCTGGTCGACCTGCTCGTCGCCGACGGGCACCAGGTGACCCGGCTGGTCCGGCGGCCACCGCGTACCCCGGACGAGCGGCAGTGGTCACCCTCGGCGGGCCAGCTGGACCCGGCCCTGGTGGCCGAGGCCGACGCGGTGGTCAACCTGGCCGGTGCCGGGGTGGGTGACCGGCGCTGGAACGACCGGTACAAGCAGTTGATCCGGACCAGCCGGGTGGACACCACGAGCACCCTGGCCATCACCATCGCCGGGTTGCCGGCCGCGGACCGACCGGAGGTGCTGCTGAACGCCTCCGCGATCGGCTGGTACGGCAACACCGGCGACCGGGTGGTCGAGGAGGACGCCCCGGCCGGGGAGGGCTTCCTGGCCGATGTGGCCCGGGTGTGGGAGGCCGCTACCCGGCCGGCCGAGGACGCCGGGGTACGGGTGGTGCGGCTGCGCACCGGGTTGCCGCTGCACCGCGAGGGTGGGCTGCTCAAGCCGATGCTGCTGCCGTTCAAGCTGGGCATCGCCGGGCGGCTGGGCAGCGGACGGCAGTGGATTCCGTGGATCTCGATGGTCGACTGGCTGAACGCCACCACCTATCTGCTCGCCCGCGCCGACCTGGCCGGGCCGGTGAACGTGGTCGGCCCGGCCCCGGTCACCAACGCCGAGTTCACCCGGGAGCTGGCCCGGCAGGTGCACCGTCCCGCCGTCATCCCGATCCCGGCCCTGGCCCTGAAGGTGGCCCTGGGTGGCTTCGCCCAGGAGGCCCTGACCAGCACCCGGGTCCTGCCCGGCGTACTGACCCGGGCCGATTTCCGCTTCCGCCACCCCGACCTGCCCAGCGCCCTGCGGGCCGGGCTCCAGGACTGA
- a CDS encoding winged helix-turn-helix domain-containing protein gives MPAKAKWAQLADGIRAQIESGELAPGAKLPSTAQLKQEHNVSATVVRQAILVLQMQGLVEGVHGVGVFVTERPPAD, from the coding sequence ATGCCCGCCAAAGCGAAGTGGGCGCAGTTGGCCGATGGGATTCGGGCGCAGATCGAATCCGGCGAGCTCGCGCCGGGAGCGAAGCTGCCGTCGACCGCGCAGCTCAAACAGGAGCACAATGTCTCCGCGACCGTCGTGCGCCAGGCGATTCTCGTGCTGCAGATGCAAGGCTTGGTGGAAGGTGTGCACGGCGTCGGCGTCTTCGTGACCGAGCGTCCCCCGGCGGACTGA
- a CDS encoding type II toxin-antitoxin system VapC family toxin — protein MSGDSPVRGLIDTNIVIHLAALDPDELPEEMVISAVTLAELSAGPHHADDQAERARRTSVLQHVEATFDPLPFDAEAARAFGMLTSAVLATGRTTRRRLADLMIASVAQANGLPLYTTNPNDFAGLEDLVRVQPVRRP, from the coding sequence GTGAGTGGTGACTCTCCCGTCCGGGGCCTGATCGACACCAACATCGTCATCCATCTCGCTGCCCTCGACCCCGACGAACTGCCCGAAGAGATGGTGATCAGCGCCGTGACGCTCGCGGAGCTGTCCGCCGGCCCACACCACGCCGACGACCAGGCCGAACGGGCCCGGCGAACCAGCGTGCTGCAACACGTCGAGGCCACCTTTGATCCACTACCGTTCGACGCCGAGGCAGCGCGAGCCTTCGGCATGCTCACCAGCGCGGTCCTGGCCACCGGCCGCACCACTCGCCGCCGGCTCGCCGACCTGATGATCGCCTCGGTGGCCCAAGCCAACGGTCTACCGCTCTACACGACCAATCCGAACGACTTCGCCGGACTGGAGGACCTGGTCCGCGTCCAGCCGGTACGCCGCCCCTGA
- a CDS encoding type II toxin-antitoxin system Phd/YefM family antitoxin has translation MAEHAHREITQRELRNDSGTIMRGVERGESFIITRNGTPIGKLIPLRRRTFVPRAEVMAAFATAPVLDVEKFRRDIDATADQDPFSREW, from the coding sequence GTGGCTGAGCACGCTCATCGGGAGATCACACAGCGAGAGCTGCGCAACGACTCGGGCACGATCATGCGCGGCGTGGAACGGGGTGAATCCTTCATCATCACGCGTAACGGCACCCCGATCGGGAAGCTGATCCCGCTCCGGCGGCGCACTTTCGTACCGCGCGCCGAGGTGATGGCCGCCTTCGCCACCGCTCCTGTGCTCGACGTCGAGAAGTTCCGTCGGGACATCGACGCGACGGCTGACCAGGATCCGTTCAGTCGTGAGTGGTGA
- a CDS encoding DUF305 domain-containing protein translates to MALTAVVGSGVAYAAWPDSEPPPYQPPSSHVVQPGAPGQVGKTLSEEEVAKISPPKFTAADTMFIQGMIPHHQQALTMTALVNDRTKNPDIRLLAKRIDVSQRDEIALMNQWLEERNVPTSGPNAGHSGHELMPGMLTPEQFDELKQARDAEFDKLFLTLMIRHHEGAVSMVEELYASGGGLEPAADQFAREFEADQSIEITRMQKMLAAMR, encoded by the coding sequence GTGGCCCTCACGGCCGTGGTCGGTTCGGGGGTGGCGTACGCCGCCTGGCCGGACAGCGAACCACCGCCGTACCAGCCGCCGAGCTCTCATGTGGTCCAGCCGGGTGCCCCGGGCCAGGTGGGTAAGACCCTCTCCGAGGAAGAGGTGGCGAAGATTTCGCCACCCAAGTTCACCGCCGCGGACACGATGTTCATCCAGGGCATGATCCCGCACCACCAGCAGGCCCTGACGATGACGGCCCTGGTGAACGACCGTACGAAGAACCCGGACATCAGGCTGCTGGCCAAGCGGATCGACGTCTCCCAGCGGGACGAGATCGCGCTGATGAACCAGTGGCTGGAGGAGCGCAACGTGCCGACCAGCGGGCCGAACGCCGGTCACTCCGGGCACGAGCTGATGCCGGGCATGCTCACCCCCGAGCAGTTCGACGAGCTCAAGCAGGCTCGGGACGCGGAGTTCGACAAGCTGTTCCTCACCCTGATGATCCGTCACCACGAGGGGGCGGTGTCGATGGTGGAGGAGCTGTACGCCTCCGGCGGCGGGCTGGAACCGGCCGCCGACCAGTTCGCCCGGGAGTTCGAGGCCGACCAGAGCATCGAGATCACCCGGATGCAGAAGATGCTGGCCGCGATGCGCTGA
- a CDS encoding LVIVD repeat-containing protein translates to MTLRSPSRPRRGRQVLGVIAAGLLLAGALPGTASAAEPDPRVGLGAGWLDAETAISNLEHLANRPKPAGFVDPNNPGAGSFIASDLGFGGKYAVLGNYNGFNIMDVSKPADPTLVTSVVCPGGQGDPSVFGNLVFMSVEETRGRVDCGTNSSVGTRFQGVRIFDISDVRNPVQVAAVQLCRGSHTHTVVTDPKDKKHVYIYNSGTAGVRPATTMEGCNNNPADGDNPSRWRIEVIKVPLAAPQQAAVVNEARLFTDPATGRIDGLQNGPTTPRHPSGGNWSPSPNTNTCHDITAYPAIGLAAGACQGNGILVDISDPANPVRIDEVSDPNFAYWHSATFNNDGTKVIFTDEWGGGSGARCRDTDQPEWGANAIFDIVKRKMEFRSYYKLPVPQTLAENCVAHNGSLIPVPGRDIMVQAWYQGGLSVFDFTDSANPQEIAFFDRGPINPDRIVSGGYWSVYWYNGNLFGNEMARGLDTFALKPSEHLSAAEIKAATQVKLPEFNAQHQPKIKWKPSFAVSRAYFDQAVRAKSLSRTQAHVVDQLMQQAEKSASKDLRLVAKIQLLAASAAVWGPENKELKKSLQDLRNSL, encoded by the coding sequence ATGACACTTCGATCCCCCTCTCGGCCCCGCCGGGGTCGGCAAGTCCTCGGCGTGATCGCCGCCGGGCTGCTCCTGGCCGGTGCCCTGCCGGGCACCGCGTCGGCTGCGGAGCCCGATCCGCGAGTCGGGCTCGGGGCCGGCTGGCTCGACGCCGAAACGGCGATCAGCAACCTGGAGCACCTGGCCAACCGTCCCAAGCCGGCGGGCTTCGTCGACCCCAACAACCCGGGCGCCGGCTCCTTCATCGCCTCGGACCTCGGTTTCGGCGGCAAGTACGCCGTCCTGGGCAACTACAACGGCTTCAACATCATGGATGTCTCGAAGCCGGCCGACCCGACGCTGGTCACCAGCGTGGTCTGCCCGGGTGGCCAGGGTGACCCCTCGGTCTTCGGCAACCTGGTCTTCATGTCGGTCGAGGAGACCCGCGGGCGCGTCGACTGTGGCACCAACAGCAGCGTCGGCACCCGGTTCCAGGGCGTCCGCATCTTCGACATCAGCGACGTGCGCAACCCGGTGCAGGTCGCCGCGGTGCAGCTCTGCCGCGGCTCGCACACCCACACGGTGGTGACGGACCCGAAGGACAAGAAGCACGTCTACATCTACAACTCCGGTACCGCCGGGGTGCGGCCGGCCACCACCATGGAGGGCTGCAACAACAACCCGGCCGACGGTGACAACCCGTCGCGCTGGCGCATCGAGGTCATCAAGGTTCCGCTGGCCGCTCCCCAGCAGGCCGCCGTGGTGAACGAGGCTCGCCTGTTCACCGACCCGGCGACCGGCCGGATCGACGGCCTGCAGAACGGCCCGACCACGCCGCGTCACCCGTCCGGTGGCAACTGGTCGCCGTCGCCGAACACCAACACCTGCCACGACATCACCGCCTACCCGGCGATCGGGCTGGCCGCTGGTGCGTGCCAGGGCAACGGCATCCTGGTGGACATCTCGGACCCGGCGAACCCGGTCCGGATCGACGAGGTCTCCGACCCGAACTTCGCGTACTGGCACTCGGCGACGTTCAACAACGACGGCACCAAGGTCATCTTCACCGACGAGTGGGGCGGCGGTAGCGGTGCTCGCTGCCGCGACACCGACCAGCCGGAGTGGGGCGCCAACGCCATCTTCGACATCGTCAAGCGCAAGATGGAGTTCCGCAGCTACTACAAGCTGCCGGTTCCGCAGACCCTGGCCGAGAACTGCGTCGCGCACAACGGTTCGCTGATCCCGGTCCCCGGCCGTGACATCATGGTCCAGGCCTGGTACCAGGGCGGTCTCTCGGTGTTCGACTTCACCGACTCCGCCAACCCGCAGGAGATCGCCTTCTTCGACCGCGGCCCGATCAACCCGGACCGGATCGTCAGCGGCGGCTACTGGTCGGTGTACTGGTACAACGGCAACCTGTTCGGCAACGAGATGGCTCGCGGCCTTGACACGTTCGCGCTGAAGCCCAGCGAGCACCTGTCTGCGGCCGAGATCAAGGCGGCTACGCAGGTCAAGCTGCCCGAGTTCAACGCCCAGCACCAGCCGAAGATCAAGTGGAAGCCGAGCTTCGCGGTCTCCCGGGCGTACTTCGACCAGGCGGTCCGGGCCAAGAGCCTGAGCCGCACGCAGGCCCACGTGGTGGACCAGCTCATGCAGCAGGCTGAGAAGTCCGCTTCCAAGGACCTGCGCCTCGTGGCGAAGATCCAGCTCCTCGCGGCCTCCGCCGCCGTCTGGGGGCCGGAGAACAAGGAGCTGAAGAAGTCCCTCCAGGACCTCCGTAACTCGCTCTGA
- a CDS encoding low temperature requirement protein A codes for MSDRGRRGRLGPAVGIAPGARVDKFEIFFDLVFVFSFFNIARTTATELTGRSLFHALLVLAVLWWCWVVHTVVATRVRIGEGFVPVLMVAGMAALFSFALALPQAFQNSHGTQAGPVVVAVSYVVIRAVHLALFVHILRDNPAERRQLIRYAPELGLSTVLLLVAALLPGQLADSGLAEVIRDGLWVTVILLQYGTGLLASSWGWEVTSAEHWTERYDLILIIALGESVISIGLGSNLIGQPPTWPGITAAILGIVFTAALWWLHYDVIGPAARIALHATRGRPRVLMARDAYAYLYLPMIAGIILFALGAEGIVHDIAEPGVPFSEPAHGPDVPLLYGGVICYLAGNMLFQLRTLRTLSWLRLGTLAVLAASIPLAMRLPGLVTMGLLTAICLGLVIAEVVLMTEGRQALRAVVYEERTAHEAHEAAYRARWHENPPDTTL; via the coding sequence GTGAGCGACAGGGGGCGGCGGGGTCGGCTGGGGCCGGCCGTCGGGATTGCGCCGGGGGCCCGGGTCGACAAGTTCGAGATCTTCTTCGATCTGGTGTTCGTCTTCTCGTTCTTCAACATCGCCCGGACCACGGCTACCGAGCTCACCGGGCGCAGCCTGTTCCACGCCCTGCTCGTGCTGGCGGTGCTCTGGTGGTGCTGGGTGGTACACACCGTGGTGGCCACCCGGGTACGGATCGGCGAAGGCTTCGTGCCGGTGCTGATGGTGGCCGGCATGGCCGCGCTGTTCTCGTTCGCCCTGGCCCTGCCGCAGGCCTTCCAGAACTCGCACGGCACCCAGGCCGGGCCGGTCGTCGTGGCGGTCAGTTACGTGGTCATCCGCGCCGTGCACCTGGCCCTGTTCGTGCACATCCTCCGGGACAACCCGGCGGAACGTCGGCAGCTGATCCGGTACGCCCCGGAACTGGGCCTGAGCACCGTTCTGCTGCTCGTGGCGGCGCTGCTGCCCGGCCAGCTCGCCGACTCGGGCCTGGCCGAGGTGATCCGGGACGGGCTGTGGGTCACCGTCATCCTGCTCCAGTACGGCACCGGCCTGCTAGCCAGCAGTTGGGGCTGGGAGGTCACCTCCGCGGAGCACTGGACCGAACGGTACGACCTGATCCTGATCATCGCCCTGGGCGAGTCGGTGATCTCCATCGGCCTGGGCAGCAACCTGATCGGCCAGCCGCCCACCTGGCCGGGGATCACGGCGGCCATCCTGGGGATCGTCTTCACCGCCGCCCTGTGGTGGCTGCACTACGACGTGATCGGCCCGGCCGCCCGGATCGCCCTGCACGCCACCCGGGGCCGGCCCCGGGTGCTGATGGCCCGCGACGCGTACGCGTATCTGTACCTGCCGATGATCGCCGGGATCATCCTGTTCGCCCTCGGCGCCGAGGGCATCGTGCACGACATCGCCGAGCCGGGGGTGCCCTTCAGCGAGCCGGCGCACGGCCCGGACGTGCCCCTGCTGTACGGCGGGGTGATCTGCTATCTGGCCGGCAACATGCTGTTCCAGCTGCGTACCCTGCGCACGCTGTCCTGGCTGCGGCTCGGCACCTTGGCGGTGTTGGCGGCCAGCATTCCGCTGGCCATGAGGCTGCCCGGGCTGGTCACCATGGGTCTGCTCACCGCGATCTGCCTCGGCCTGGTCATCGCCGAGGTGGTGCTGATGACGGAGGGCCGGCAGGCGCTTCGCGCGGTGGTCTACGAGGAGCGGACCGCGCACGAGGCCCATGAGGCCGCCTACCGGGCCCGCTGGCACGAGAACCCGCCCGACACGACACTCTGA
- the sucB gene encoding 2-oxoglutarate dehydrogenase, E2 component, dihydrolipoamide succinyltransferase, whose protein sequence is MPVSVTMPRLGESVTEGTVTRWLKQEGDTVEVDEPLLEVSTDKVDTEIPSPAAGVLTRIVVGEDETAEVGSELAVISGEGESAGGPSERQAPAEHQESPPAEQAAEAAAQPQAEAEQSAVEEPAEQPAPAAAGSGEGTPVQMPALGESVTEGTVTRWLKQVGETVEVDEPLLEVSTDKVDTEIPSPVAGTVLEIKVAEDETAEVGATLAVVGAAGAAPAEAKPEPKPQAEAKPEPKAEPESRVSEPTPGVSYNEPAAEAETSAEPAKAEQAATPPAPTAQPTPAPSANGEAAGYVTPLVRKLASEHGVDLATVNGTGVGGRIRKQDVLDAAEKARAAKAAPAPAAAQQAPAPAAQAKPAAKPQPSAKRGTTEKLPRIRAAIAKRMHQSLQETAQLTTVVEVDVTKVAKLRARAKDSFLQRHGVKLSFLPFFALAAIEALQTYPIVQAQMDLEAGTITYPEAENLGIAVDTERGLLVPVIHNAGDLNLGGIAKRVADLAERTRTNKISPDEIAGATFTLTNTGSRGALFDTPIVPSPQSAMLGTGAVVKRPVVVNDPELGEVIAVRSMVYLAMSYDHRIIDGADAARFLTAVKERLEAGNFEAELGL, encoded by the coding sequence ATGCCGGTATCGGTCACCATGCCCCGGCTCGGCGAGAGCGTCACCGAGGGCACCGTCACGCGCTGGCTCAAGCAGGAGGGTGACACCGTCGAGGTCGACGAGCCGCTGCTCGAGGTGTCCACGGACAAGGTCGACACCGAGATCCCGTCCCCGGCCGCCGGCGTGCTGACCCGCATCGTGGTGGGCGAGGACGAGACGGCGGAGGTCGGCAGCGAACTCGCGGTGATCTCCGGCGAGGGCGAGTCGGCCGGTGGCCCCTCCGAGCGGCAGGCCCCCGCCGAGCACCAGGAGTCACCGCCCGCCGAGCAGGCCGCCGAGGCTGCCGCGCAGCCGCAGGCCGAGGCGGAGCAGTCGGCCGTCGAGGAGCCGGCCGAGCAGCCGGCCCCGGCCGCCGCCGGGTCGGGCGAGGGCACCCCGGTGCAGATGCCCGCGCTGGGCGAGAGCGTCACCGAGGGTACGGTCACCCGCTGGCTCAAGCAGGTCGGCGAGACCGTCGAGGTGGACGAGCCGCTGCTGGAGGTCTCCACCGACAAGGTCGACACGGAGATCCCCTCGCCGGTGGCCGGTACCGTCCTGGAGATCAAGGTCGCCGAGGACGAGACCGCCGAGGTCGGCGCCACCCTGGCCGTGGTCGGCGCCGCCGGTGCCGCCCCGGCCGAGGCCAAGCCCGAGCCGAAGCCGCAGGCGGAAGCCAAGCCGGAGCCGAAGGCCGAGCCGGAGTCCCGGGTCTCCGAGCCGACGCCCGGTGTCTCCTACAACGAGCCGGCCGCGGAGGCCGAGACCTCGGCGGAGCCGGCCAAGGCCGAGCAGGCCGCCACTCCCCCGGCCCCGACCGCCCAGCCCACCCCGGCGCCCAGCGCCAACGGCGAGGCGGCCGGCTATGTGACTCCGCTGGTGCGCAAGCTGGCCAGTGAGCACGGGGTCGACCTGGCCACGGTCAACGGCACCGGTGTCGGTGGCCGGATCCGCAAGCAGGACGTGCTGGACGCGGCGGAGAAGGCCCGTGCCGCCAAGGCCGCACCTGCTCCGGCCGCAGCCCAGCAGGCCCCGGCCCCGGCCGCTCAGGCCAAGCCAGCCGCCAAGCCGCAGCCGAGCGCCAAGCGGGGCACCACCGAGAAGCTGCCCCGGATCCGGGCCGCCATCGCCAAGCGGATGCACCAGTCGCTTCAGGAGACCGCGCAGCTGACCACGGTCGTCGAGGTGGACGTCACCAAGGTCGCCAAGCTGCGGGCCCGGGCCAAGGACTCCTTCCTCCAGCGGCACGGGGTCAAGCTGTCCTTCCTGCCGTTCTTCGCCCTGGCGGCCATCGAGGCCCTCCAGACGTACCCGATCGTGCAGGCCCAGATGGACCTGGAGGCCGGCACGATCACCTACCCGGAGGCCGAGAACCTCGGCATCGCGGTGGACACCGAGCGGGGCCTGCTGGTGCCGGTCATCCACAACGCCGGTGACCTGAACCTGGGCGGCATCGCCAAGCGCGTAGCCGACCTGGCCGAGCGCACCCGGACCAACAAGATCAGCCCGGACGAGATCGCCGGTGCGACCTTCACGCTGACCAACACCGGCAGCCGGGGCGCGCTGTTCGACACCCCGATCGTGCCGTCGCCGCAGTCGGCGATGCTCGGCACGGGTGCCGTGGTCAAGCGCCCGGTCGTGGTCAACGACCCCGAACTGGGCGAGGTCATCGCGGTCCGCTCGATGGTCTACCTGGCCATGTCGTACGACCACCGCATCATCGACGGCGCCGACGCGGCCCGCTTCCTGACCGCGGTCAAGGAGCGGCTCGAGGCCGGCAACTTCGAGGCCGAACTGGGCCTCTGA
- the lpdA gene encoding dihydrolipoyl dehydrogenase, producing MSEPNDATFDIVILGGGSGGYATALRAAQLGLSVALVEKGKLGGTCLHNGCIPTKALLHAAEIADQTRESEQFGVKAELVGIDMAAVNSYKDGVISRLYKGLQGLVTGNKAITFIAGAGKLVAPNAVEVDGKRYTGRNIVLASGSYAKSLPGLEVDGERVITSDHALVLDRVPSSAIVLGGGVIGVEFASVWKSFGVDVTIIEALPRLVAAEDEESSKALERAFRKRKINFKVGKPFEKVEKTDNGVKVTIAGGDTVEAELLLVAVGRGPNTANLGYEEQGVKMDRGYVLTDERLRTSVPNVYAVGDIVPGLQLAHRGFQQGIFVAEQIAGQNPAVIDEAGIPRVTYCDPELASVGLTEAKAKEQYGADNIKTYNYNLGGNGKSQILKTTGFVKLVRVADGPVVGVHMVGARVGELVGEAQLIYNWEAYPGEVAQLVHAHPTQNEALGEAHLALAGKPLHAHA from the coding sequence GTGAGCGAGCCGAACGACGCAACCTTCGACATCGTCATCCTCGGAGGTGGTAGCGGCGGCTACGCGACCGCGCTGCGCGCCGCCCAACTGGGCCTGTCGGTGGCCCTGGTGGAGAAGGGCAAGCTCGGCGGCACCTGCCTGCACAACGGCTGCATCCCCACCAAGGCGCTGCTGCACGCCGCCGAGATCGCCGACCAGACCCGCGAGTCCGAGCAGTTCGGTGTGAAGGCCGAGCTGGTGGGCATCGACATGGCGGCGGTCAACTCGTACAAGGACGGGGTGATCTCCCGGCTCTACAAGGGCCTGCAGGGTCTGGTCACCGGCAACAAGGCCATCACCTTCATCGCGGGCGCCGGCAAGCTGGTCGCGCCGAACGCGGTCGAGGTCGACGGCAAGCGGTACACCGGCCGCAACATCGTGCTGGCCTCCGGGTCGTACGCCAAGAGCCTGCCGGGCCTGGAGGTCGACGGCGAGCGCGTGATCACCAGTGACCACGCCCTGGTCCTGGACCGGGTACCCAGCTCCGCGATCGTGCTGGGCGGCGGCGTGATCGGCGTGGAGTTCGCCAGCGTGTGGAAGTCCTTCGGGGTGGACGTCACCATCATCGAGGCGCTGCCCCGCCTGGTCGCCGCCGAGGACGAGGAGTCCTCGAAGGCCCTGGAGCGGGCCTTCCGCAAGCGGAAGATCAACTTCAAGGTCGGCAAGCCGTTCGAGAAGGTCGAGAAGACCGACAACGGCGTCAAGGTGACCATCGCCGGCGGCGACACCGTCGAGGCCGAGCTGCTGCTGGTCGCCGTCGGCCGGGGCCCGAACACCGCCAACCTCGGGTACGAGGAGCAGGGCGTCAAGATGGACCGCGGCTACGTGCTGACCGACGAGCGGCTGCGCACCAGCGTGCCGAACGTCTACGCCGTCGGCGACATCGTGCCCGGCCTCCAGCTCGCTCACCGGGGCTTCCAGCAGGGCATCTTCGTCGCCGAGCAGATCGCCGGGCAGAACCCGGCGGTGATCGACGAGGCGGGCATCCCGCGCGTCACCTACTGCGACCCGGAGCTGGCCTCGGTCGGCCTGACCGAGGCGAAGGCCAAGGAGCAGTACGGCGCCGACAACATCAAGACCTACAACTACAACCTCGGCGGCAACGGCAAGAGCCAGATCCTCAAGACGACCGGCTTCGTCAAGCTGGTCCGGGTCGCCGACGGTCCCGTGGTCGGCGTGCACATGGTCGGCGCCCGGGTCGGCGAGCTGGTCGGCGAGGCGCAGCTGATCTACAACTGGGAGGCGTACCCGGGTGAGGTCGCGCAGCTGGTGCACGCCCACCCGACGCAGAATGAGGCTCTGGGCGAGGCGCACCTGGCCCTCGCCGGCAAGCCGCTGCACGCACACGCCTGA
- a CDS encoding leucyl aminopeptidase translates to MTSSSTTLSLVDTDPAELAVDAIVIGVHSTTGEDATTGPAGRLLLASGAESIAAAFDGKLTETLALLGTTGGPGEVIKLATLGTITAPVIAAVGLGPEPSGAAPAPETLRRAAGAAVRALAGATKVALALPLPDDADACAAVRAVAEGALLGGYRFAGYKTRPQPARREPVAEVLIAVPDAADAGARAEVDRSVAVTNAVRVTRDWVNTAPNDQRPPVFAEAVAEAARAAGLGVEVLDEVALREGGYGGIIAVGQGSEAPPRLVKLTYTPAGGGTGKRVALVGKGITFDTGGISIKPAQGMWEMKSDMAGAAAVAATMLAVADLKPPVAVTAYVPMAENMPSGTSYRPGDVITMFNGKKVEVLNTDAEGRMILGDAMARACADGTDYLFETSTLTGGQVVSLGKRISGVMGTPELCERVRTAGDTVGEPAWPMPLPEDVRKGMNSDVADISQVNAGMERAGHMLQGGVFLSEFVTDEVAWAHIDIAGPAYHSGEATGYWTKGGTGVPVRTLLHLIEDIAANG, encoded by the coding sequence GTGACATCGTCCAGCACCACCCTGAGCCTGGTCGACACCGACCCAGCCGAACTCGCCGTCGACGCGATCGTGATCGGTGTGCACAGTACGACCGGCGAGGACGCCACCACCGGTCCCGCCGGCAGGCTGCTGCTCGCCAGCGGCGCGGAGAGCATCGCCGCCGCCTTCGACGGCAAGTTGACCGAGACCCTGGCGCTGCTCGGCACGACCGGCGGCCCGGGTGAGGTGATCAAGCTGGCGACCCTGGGCACCATCACCGCCCCGGTGATCGCCGCGGTCGGCCTCGGCCCGGAGCCCAGCGGTGCGGCGCCGGCCCCGGAGACCTTGCGCCGGGCCGCGGGGGCGGCGGTACGGGCCCTGGCCGGTGCGACGAAGGTGGCGCTGGCCCTGCCGCTGCCCGACGACGCCGACGCGTGTGCCGCGGTGCGTGCCGTCGCCGAGGGGGCGCTGCTGGGTGGGTACCGGTTCGCCGGCTACAAGACCCGGCCGCAGCCGGCCCGGCGGGAGCCGGTGGCCGAGGTGCTGATCGCCGTGCCGGACGCCGCGGACGCCGGTGCCCGGGCCGAGGTGGACCGGTCCGTGGCGGTGACCAACGCGGTGCGGGTCACCCGGGACTGGGTCAACACCGCCCCGAACGATCAGCGTCCGCCGGTCTTCGCCGAGGCCGTCGCCGAGGCCGCCCGGGCTGCCGGGCTGGGGGTGGAGGTGCTCGACGAGGTAGCGCTGCGCGAGGGGGGATACGGCGGCATCATCGCGGTCGGGCAGGGCTCGGAGGCTCCGCCTCGGCTGGTGAAGCTGACCTACACCCCCGCCGGGGGTGGCACCGGCAAGCGGGTGGCGCTGGTCGGCAAGGGCATCACCTTCGACACCGGCGGCATCTCGATCAAGCCGGCTCAGGGCATGTGGGAGATGAAGTCCGACATGGCCGGGGCGGCGGCGGTGGCCGCGACCATGCTGGCGGTGGCCGACCTGAAGCCGCCGGTGGCGGTGACCGCGTACGTGCCGATGGCGGAGAACATGCCCTCGGGCACCTCGTACCGGCCGGGTGATGTGATCACCATGTTCAACGGCAAGAAGGTGGAGGTGCTCAACACCGACGCCGAGGGCCGGATGATCCTCGGCGACGCGATGGCCCGCGCCTGCGCGGACGGCACCGACTACCTCTTCGAGACCTCGACCCTGACCGGTGGGCAGGTGGTCTCGCTGGGCAAGCGGATCTCCGGTGTGATGGGTACCCCGGAGCTGTGCGAGCGGGTCCGTACCGCCGGCGACACCGTCGGCGAGCCGGCCTGGCCGATGCCGCTGCCGGAGGACGTACGCAAGGGCATGAACTCCGATGTAGCCGACATCTCGCAGGTCAACGCGGGCATGGAGCGGGCCGGGCACATGTTGCAGGGCGGGGTGTTCCTCAGCGAGTTCGTCACCGACGAGGTGGCGTGGGCGCACATTGACATCGCCGGCCCGGCCTACCACTCCGGCGAGGCCACCGGCTACTGGACCAAGGGCGGCACCGGGGTACCGGTGCGCACCCTGCTGCACCTGATCGAGGACATCGCCGCCAACGGCTGA